A segment of the Melioribacteraceae bacterium 4301-Me genome:
ACAAAACAAGAATGAAGATTAACCTTATTACCTTATCTTTAATTTTTTTCTTCAAAGAATTTTTAATCCAAGCTATTTTCCAGCTTGTGCTGTCTGGGTACCACAGCTTTGCATCTGGTCTCGTTGGTTGACTTTCCATTGTCATATCGAGTTCCGATGTTTTTTATCTGGACGAAGTAATCTCTAACATAAAGACGGGCGACTAAACAGCTTTGTGCTTGAGATTGTTTCACTCACTTCGTCTGCAATGACATTAATGATCTGTAGTAAAAATATTTCAGTTGCCTTGATGAAAAACTCAAGGACATCTTCATGATAACACTAATCTCTTTTTTATTATAAATTTCTTTGTCACTCCAAAGCACCAATCCAGAGTTCTGCAACACGCACTATAAACAGGCATGCCTTCAGTAGAAACTATAAATTATCGATGTTGTTTCAAAACATTAAACTAATACAAACCTTTAGAAGCAGTTGACTTGTATAAAAAAATTTGGGTTGCTCTTTTCATTTTTGTAACTAAAATTATCAATTAAATTCTATGCTAAAAAATAGGAATAATACAATTTACATTATTTTATCCAATTGTGTGATTTTAACTCCGGTATGCAATGGTTAATTCATATAGCCAAAAATAGTAAGCGGTTACTATTCAGAAAATTTTTTGTATTTTAATAAGGTGATAATAGAGTAATAATTTTAGATTAAACAAAGAAGTAAATTGAAAGAGAAACCTGTTACATTAAATGACATTGCAGCTAAACTTAACATTACTCCAGTTACAGTTTCAAAGGCACTTAGGAATCATCCTGATATATCACCTAAAACGACGAAGTTAGTAAAAAAAACAGCTGCTGAGTTAGGTTACTTGCCGAATATAATTGCAAGAAACCTTGCTGCAAGAAAATCTAATACTATCGGTGTTGTTTTACCTAAAATTGAACATTCCTTTTTTGCATCAATAATTGAAAGTATATATGACATCGCAGAAGAAAATGGCTATGAAGTTATTTTAACAATATCTCAAGAAGATAATGAACGAGAGAAAAGGCAGATACAAACATTGCTGGCAATGAAGGTAGACGGCATTATTATTTCTATATCAGAAAAAACACGTGACACATCAATATTTGAATTGGTCAAAAGGAGAGGAGTACCGCTAATATTTATTGATAGAATTCCTGATATGGAAAACATAAACAAAGTAGCAGTTGATGATAGAGGAGGTGCGTTTAAAGCAACTGAACACGCAATTAAAATAGGTTATAGAAAAATAGGTCACTTTGCTGGGTATACTAATATAAATATTGGTCGCGAACGTTATTTGGGTTTTAAAGATGCAATGAAGAAGCACAAGATTAAAATTAATCCTCAATGGGTAATTGAGGGTGACTATAGCGAAAAGCACGGATATAATTCTTTTATGAAATTATATAAAGAAAAAAACCTTCCAGATTTTATTTTTACAGCTACTTATCCAATTGCGTTAGGTATTTATGCGGCAGCAGCTGAAGTAGGTCTTAAAATTCCAGATGACCTTGATCTTATTTGTTTCGGCAATGCTAAAGCTATTGAACTTCTTTCACCTCCGTTAAGTTGTGTTGACCAATCAACACAATTAATAAGCCAGCATTGTATGTCAATTCTGCTCGAAAATATAATTAAGGGGGAAGAATTTAAGCCAAAAAGTGTATTAATTGAAACTGATTTAATTATACGTGGAACATGCGTAAAGTACAATAGAGCTAAGTAGTCTGTAAGAACTCTATAAAAAATTTTTATGCATGTGCTAATCTCTATCTTTTTAATTGTGGTAGAACACCTCATCTATCATTTGAGGTAAAGTTATCTTGAAGTTTCCTAGTAATTTTTAATTAATCCCCAAAAAATTCATTAAAATGAATTTCGATACATCAGCCATTGACAACCATGGCTTACAAATTGGGGTTAACCTCGACAGGCTGTGGATATTTTATGCGAATGCAACACTTCGTGGATGAATTCCCATTTTCCTAACTTGCCAGCAGGTTGGTGGAAAATTTGGGTTATTAATAACTTTACTATATCAGTCATATTGGTTTTGAACTTAACAATATCCCTGTAAAAAACTCTTTATATTATGTGAATAATGAGAAATTCACAGGGTGACTTCTTATAAAATTAATAAAATTTTAATGTAAAGAATTGATATAAGTAAGGCTCTCTGCGCTATTAGACGTGGAATTGTACATGAATTATCGTAATTATAAAAAAATACTTGCGTATTTATGCCAAATTTATTATTTAGATATAAGGTTTAAAGAATTGACCTGTACCATCAATAAAGATGGTTGATAAATTCACCAACGTGAAAAAGTAGTAAAGTGGAATTATGATAAGAGTAATAATCTTGGCTTTAATACTGGGATATTCGAGTACTTTTCCACAAGAAGATAGCTCTAAAGTTGCTTTACAGAATCCTTCACCAATGGTTGATTACACGCGAAAACATGAGCGGATTTTCGAAACTAAATTTCAAGGTATAAGCTTTAGTATTGATAGTCTAACGAGCAAACCTATTGAAATATACATTCCAAAAAAATCACAAAAAAGATCTAAATTTGATCTAGTAATTCACTTTCATGGCAATCCAAATATTGTTAAGTACGCAGCAGATAAGTATAATGGTAGTATTATAGCAGCAATTTTAAATCTTGGTAGTGGTTCAAAACGTTACTATAATCAATTTGAAGATAGTACACTTTTTAAGAGAATTATAGATTCTGTTATTGCAAAAACAAAATATAAAATTGGAGTTAAACCCACATTAAAGAAAGTCATTCTTACCGGGTTCAGTGCAGGATACGGAGCAATTAAGAAATTACTTGAAACACATTCTGAGGATATTGATGCTGTTTTATTGCTTGACGGTCTTCATGCTAGCTATATTCCAGATAGAAAAGTATTATCGGAAGGTGGAAAAATTGACTCAAGCGCTTTTGATGCATTTCTAAGATTTGCTTTAGAAGCCTCTAAAGAAAAAAGTGCAAAGAAATTTTTAATTACTCATTCGGAAATTTTTCCTGGTACTTTTGTTAGTACAACTGAAGCAACTGATTATATTTTGAGCAAGCTGAAAATGAGAAGAAAACCAATTTTGAAATGGGGTCCACTAGGAATGCAGCAGTTGAGTTATGCTAGAAAAAATCATTTTATGATTATGGGTTTTGCTGGTAATTCTGCACCAGACCATATGGATCATCTGCATGCTATTTATCATTTTCTTAATAAGTTATTAAATCTATAGCAATGCACATTAAGTGCGTTATTTAAAAAAATAAAAAAGGAGGTAGGTTATGAAGAAATTCTTACCGCTTTTCTGGGGGGTAATTGTAGAGCTTTTTATATCAAGCTTTTTTTATGCGCAGGTTGCTACAGCAAATTTAAGTGGTAAAGTAGTAGATAATGAAGGAAATGCTGTACCAGCAGCCGCTGTTTTAGTCGTGGATTTGGAAGCTGGGTTAAGTCGCGGCACAACTACAAACGATAATGGTATTTATCATTTTATTGGATTGAACCCAGGCAACTATGAAGTTAAAGTTCAGCATGTTGCGTTTAGTGCAAGTACAAAAAAAATTGAATTAGTGTTGGGTCAAAATGCAACATTGAATTTTACACTAGTTCCTAAAAATATTGAACTCGGCACAGTAGAAGTTGTAGCTCAAGCCCCCAAATTCGAATTACAAAAATCTGATGTTTCTAGTACTGTTCGAAGTGAACAGATTATGAATTTACCTCTTGACTCAAGAAGCATATTAAATTTAGGAGCAATAACACCTGGGGTTAAAAGTTACGGCGGATCTTATCCTAGTTCAGGTGCAATCTCATCTTATAATTTTATTAATTTGTATGTAAATGGAACCGAATGGAAAAGTAATTTTAATGGGAATATAGTGGGGTTAGGACAAACTGCTTCTCCTTTACCACAAGATGCTATACAGGAATTTAAGATAATTCAGAATGCTTATGATGCAGAATACACAAGAGGTGGTTCAATCCTTGTCTCGGCAGTTACTAGACGAGGAACTAATACTTTGAAAGGGAATGCATTTGTTACTTTGGAAAACAAAAGTCTTACTAACAGGGGTCCTTTTCAAAAGCAAGTTCCAGATTATAGCAGAAAACAGGTTGGGTTGTCATTATCAGGTCCATTAATCCAAGATAAACTATTTTTTGCTTTTACTTATGAACTAAATGACGCTGTGAATGTACTAACGGTCAATCCAGGCAGACCTGCTTACAACCCAGATATATGGTCTAAGTATGCAGGCGATTTTGATTCGCCGCGGACAACACATCTTTTAGCAACAAAAATAACTTATCAACAAGATGAAAATAACTTTTTTAATTTATCATGGAATTTCAGACATACAGAATCTAAGTTTTATTTTGGTGGTACAGTAGCTTATCAAGCAGGGCTTTTTGGAAAATATACTGTAAGCGATTTACAACTTGAACATACTCATATTTTTAATCGCAATATGACCAATCAGTTGATACTTCAGTACCTTGCATGGAGACACGATGAACCCACTATCTCTTCGGGTCCAGCATATATATATCCAAGCATTACATTAGGAAGAGCTACTTTTCCTATTCAGTTAAACGAAGATCATT
Coding sequences within it:
- a CDS encoding LacI family DNA-binding transcriptional regulator; protein product: MKEKPVTLNDIAAKLNITPVTVSKALRNHPDISPKTTKLVKKTAAELGYLPNIIARNLAARKSNTIGVVLPKIEHSFFASIIESIYDIAEENGYEVILTISQEDNEREKRQIQTLLAMKVDGIIISISEKTRDTSIFELVKRRGVPLIFIDRIPDMENINKVAVDDRGGAFKATEHAIKIGYRKIGHFAGYTNINIGRERYLGFKDAMKKHKIKINPQWVIEGDYSEKHGYNSFMKLYKEKNLPDFIFTATYPIALGIYAAAAEVGLKIPDDLDLICFGNAKAIELLSPPLSCVDQSTQLISQHCMSILLENIIKGEEFKPKSVLIETDLIIRGTCVKYNRAK